The following is a genomic window from Labeo rohita strain BAU-BD-2019 chromosome 15, IGBB_LRoh.1.0, whole genome shotgun sequence.
CGGCTGGAAGGGGACGGTGTCAGATTGGGATATGGAGCCCAGGGAGAAGAATGGGGTGGGCAGGATGAGGAAAGTGTAGAGCAAAGTCTCCTGCAGGAAGATTTCGGTGAGGTCAGCAAGGATCCAACCACACTCTCCAGTCAGGTTCTCCTCATCTATATTGTTCACGTCCTGATCCGTTCCGTCCTAGAGATCACGTTTCTTGTCGGTCAGTACTACCTGTTTGGATTTGAGGTGCCTCATTTGTTCAGATGCGAAACGTACCCTTGTCCGACTCGGACTGACTGTTTTGTGTCGCGAGCCACCGAGAAAACCATTTTCCTTAATTTTATGTTTAGCATCAGCCTGGGTTGCTTTCTCTTAAACATTGTGGAGCTTCACTACCTTGGTTGGGTGTACATTTTTCGCATGCTGTGTGCTGCCTGCTTCCTGTGCTTCAGGCCAGAGAGGGAGCTGTATTCTCAACGCAACCCTTTGCTGCTACGCCTCAGACATTCAATGCGAAGCAGGCTGGTCCTGCAGACCCCCACAGCCACTCTGTCGGAGGAGAAAACGGGGACGGCTTTGCTTTCACACGGCCCAGCCATTTCCTTCGAGACCGACTCTACCCTTGAATGCACCTCAAAGAGGAACCCAGAAGAGAGGGAACGCATGAGGATGAAATTGGCCAGCATGGCTAGATTTACTGGCAAAAAGTCCTGGTTGTAATGTGTGTTGatggtttttattttctttcattacaCAAGCTCATTGTAAAGTACAGTTTGAGGCCTGTTTCACAGATCTTGAACATATTAACAAGTTACAGCTTTCACAATGCATGCAGCAGTTCTGCGTCCAAGAAGAAGCACTGAAAGTTGACTTTCAGCACATTACATGCTGAAATTATCAGAAAAGACTGATTTTTGAAATAGAGGCTTTTGAATTACAGCAACCTATTaacctatttatttaaaataatttaatgtaaaaaattatgtaaaaaatcaGCCTAGTGTATTGTGTTAATATGAAGTTTCTGTATTGATTTTAGATGCAGTTCAGTTGTGTTTTGATATATGCATTGCATTGTTTTAGGGTTGTCTGTAAAAGGAAAGCATACTGGTAATTCTCTACAGGGATATTATCCGTTTTTTACGAGTGTTTTTTCCTACATTGTAGTTACCCAATAACTCATTCTGAGTGTTTGGCTCAAAATGAGCCCACCAGATATGTGAAACAGGCCTAAAAGCCTATAGTGATTTAATATGTTGTTGTGATCTTGTCAGTTGAGCTTGTTTTGAGTTGAGTTGTTTTGTCGTGTTGTAATGTTCAAtgccattttgtgttttattcaaATTCTTGCAATGCACGACCTAAAAAAGTCAAACCCTTTTAGAGCTTTGATTATAAATCAAGATACGCAcctttcaaaacttttgaaatgtcataaaaatgaatattatatattcagttaAATGTCAGAATATGACCATCaaattatacatgtatattACATCTCCTTAACTGTATTATTACTTGACTTATTTCACTAATGATATCCATGAGATAatgattgtttattttctttttgactCTGAGACGCATATGATGCCAGTGCTTTATCTACGCATTTAATTAGGTTGATCTGAGTGTTTATTTAGATTCATATAGAGTGCAAATTCTGTATATGCACTGGACAGTGAGAGATTGCTTGATAATCagaaaaagctcattttttaatgtatatacatttttattttttgagaaattgaaaagtaaatatattttaagctgCACTTCTCTTAGATCTTGTAGcattgtttcttttaaaaataggGAATATAGTTTCAGTTAAAATCTATTcaccaatgaaaaaaaatatataatggtttccacaaaatattacgCAACACcacataaatgtttcttgatcagcCATCAAagatataaattacaatttaaaatatgttaaaatagaaaaaggaatattttaaattgtaaatgtgagtgtaagagacttattttaaaaacattaaaacattcagtaacactttacagtaaggtttcattagttaatgttagttaatgtagtaactaacatgaacaaacaatgaacaatacatttattacagtagttattaatctttgttaatgttagttaatgaaaatacagttgttcattgttagctcatgttaattcacagtgcattaacaaatgttaacaagcacaacttttgactttaataatgcattattaaatgaatttaacattaactaagattaataaatgctgtagaagtattgttcattttcacttcatgttaactaaagtagttaactaatgaaccgtattgtaaagtgttaccaaatattttaacaacccctaacttttgaacagttgtgtATGCCTATAGGTTTTGTCCAtcaccaaaaagaaaaaaacgggCACTTAACATAGAACAATGCATGAAAAATGATTTACAGAAACATTTCCAAAAGCATGTACCGTCTTCATTAGCTCATTAGGGCATGGAAACATAGTCAATGgcttattttacatttagaatgaaaaagaaggaaaacagaaacaaaaacacatgaaatgataaacaaaaaaagttatattaccCTGAATTTAAAAGATACAACACACTAACAACAAGAGCTGACCTCCTCGGCTACTGACTTCTCTCCACCAGGCCATAGGGGGGCACTGTTTATTTTGGATCCCATTTTAACTGCTTCATTCTGAACGCTCTCCGTCCCGACCCTCTTCTGGATTTCAGAGGCCATTGTTAAAAATGCCTTCTCTACATTATTTGCGTTCTTGGCACTTGTCTCCAGGAATGGGATTTTGAGTGATTCAGCAAATTCCTGAAAACAGTACAATTATTAACTTAGATCTGCCATTCCTAGAACAGAGTTTACCATAAGTTTTCATGAGCAGAAGGCTTACCTTTGCTGTAGTAAAGTCTACCACCTTTTTGGAGGCAAGGTCACTCTTATTACCCACTAGCAACTTGGAGACATTTTCACAGGCGTAGCGATCAATTTCTTCTAACCATTGCTTCACATTGTTGAAAGACTCCTGTAAAAGCAAAGTACTTCATTTAACATTCTCTGTACTTAAAATGCtataacattttgtaatatttaaaagccTTACCTGCTCAGTGACATCATACACAATTATAATTCCATGCGCCCCTCGATAATAGCTTGATGTTATTGTACGAAATCGCTCTTGTCCTGCTGTATCCCACTTCAGgacagaaaaacacataaaacatgttACAAAAAAGCACAACACATATGTTGTTTGTAAAAAGATTaagaaaatgtgtgtatatcaTTCGTCATCCAAGCATTTAGGGCCTTTTTGCCAAGCAACCCAGACACAGCCCCTGATAGCACACTGtacatcacggagacgtctatttgatgtctgcatttacatctgcaagacgtatttttttgagtgtttgctcatctgcaatacatctacaGGACGTTTACAatcagatgtctttaagatgtttattatttagaatgtatgtaaaactgacatttacaGACATCTTTcaaatgtttgtacacagcagatgctttccagatcaagtaaTCTTTAACAGAcgtcttgcagacgtacatctATCTGGGACAAACCAACTACCCTGATAGCATACGTACATcacagagatgtctatttgacttCTGCATTTACAGctggaagacatatttttttagattgtttgctcatctacaatacgtctataggacgtttcctatcagatgttgAATAGatatctattagatgtctttaaaatgtttacgatttagaatatatgtaaaactgacatcttacagacgtctgtcagatgtttgtacacagcagatgctttccagatcaactGATCTTTAAcggacatcttgcagacatacgtgtgctatctgggtagttATGTctgaatataaatacataaatgtctgtaacatcTATACTCACAATCTGCAGTTTAACAGTCTTCCCCTCCATTTCGATAGTTCTGATTTTGAAATCTACTCCAATAGTGCTGATGTAGCTCTCTGTATAGGTGTCATCCTTTTGGAATAAATTGTTTGTCATTAACAGAATTATCAACTTTATCAATCAGTTGAATTAGCAATCAGTTTTACACTGATAAAAACAACCAGCACATATTTGAAACATCATGACAGTGAGCAAATAATAGAAagcattgtaatttttgggtcaactactttaaatgattcactgaacAACTTTTAAGCAGAAAATAATGGGTAAAATATCTATCTTACAGCAAAACGTAGAAGTAAACATGACTTTCCTACACCGGAGTCCCCAATCAGCAGCAACTTGAACAGGTAGTCACTgagaaaaacataatattattaacattttatgttacTGTACTAGCATTCATGCTaaatttaagctgcatttttatttgcttattaaTTGTGGGCACAGTTGATAATACGAACATTAATGGCACAAGAGGCCTCCTCTATGTACTGTAATTGAAGAAAGTCTGTCGACCATTAGCAACACAATgtattgtaaacaaaaaaacactagcACCACAATACAGTAGACAAGCAATCTTAAGAGCCGTGACTAAGCTACTTACTACTCAGGATTCATCCTTAGGGTTATTAATAGCAGGATGCTGTGTAAACGTGTTTCAGCTCGATTATCTTAGTTCAGCTGGTTTCTGTCCTTGGAAATGCAAACAGCAACAGCCGTGGCAATAGTGAACCCAGATACAGCTCCATCATTTATTCAAGCCTTGATCAGGTTACAAAGGCCATTACCTGTTTCTTAAAGTTGCAGGCCGGCAGTAGTGACAACAAGGGTGATAACGACAGCATATAGAAAAGCATGTTGATTTCTGCAAAATTAGGAAGCCATGAAGCTGTCCATgaattccctggtgaaaaaaacagcatatgctggtaggtatgttttgatgctggaatgctggttaggtaggttttgatgctggtttaagctggtcctttgctggtttatgctggtcctttgctggttcatgctggtccttgaccagcaacatgaccagcaaaaaccagcaaagaaccagcttaaaccagcatcaaaacctacctaaccagcattccagcatcaaaacatacctaccagcata
Proteins encoded in this region:
- the LOC127177781 gene encoding gap junction delta-2 protein, with the translated sequence MGDWSILGRFLTEVQNHSTVIGKIWLTVLLIFRILLVTLVGDAVYSDEQSKFTCNTLQPGCNNVCYDTFAPVSHLRFWVFQIVLVSTPSIFYIIYVLHKITKDEKLETDKVQAEAKYPVGDYSGRLEGDGVRLGYGAQGEEWGGQDEESVEQSLLQEDFGEVSKDPTTLSSQVLLIYIVHVLIRSVLEITFLVGQYYLFGFEVPHLFRCETYPCPTRTDCFVSRATEKTIFLNFMFSISLGCFLLNIVELHYLGWVYIFRMLCAACFLCFRPERELYSQRNPLLLRLRHSMRSRLVLQTPTATLSEEKTGTALLSHGPAISFETDSTLECTSKRNPEERERMRMKLASMARFTGKKSWL
- the zgc:171927 gene encoding ras-related protein ORAB-1: MNPEYDYLFKLLLIGDSGVGKSCLLLRFADDTYTESYISTIGVDFKIRTIEMEGKTVKLQIWDTAGQERFRTITSSYYRGAHGIIIVYDVTEQESFNNVKQWLEEIDRYACENVSKLLVGNKSDLASKKVVDFTTAKEFAESLKIPFLETSAKNANNVEKAFLTMASEIQKRVGTESVQNEAVKMGSKINSAPLWPGGEKSVAEEVSSCC